One window of the Shewanella khirikhana genome contains the following:
- a CDS encoding GNAT family N-acetyltransferase → MHIELFTDRLKLRTLGPDDKANFVAMQTDAGVNRYVRVCESLPQVEAKFEARLLPWEYDSGDWLTLVIETLEGDFVGYTGFHQDCPLSRRAEVGYMLSPAMSGKGFATEATRAVIDWGAHLFNIHKFVAWCSEQNLGSRAVLERLGFQLEGVLKSHSLIGDEWHNDCVYGLLADDRGDVN, encoded by the coding sequence CTCAAACTCAGAACCCTCGGCCCCGACGACAAGGCTAATTTTGTGGCCATGCAAACCGATGCAGGCGTAAACCGATATGTGCGGGTATGCGAAAGCCTGCCTCAGGTGGAAGCCAAGTTTGAAGCCCGGTTGCTTCCATGGGAGTACGACAGTGGCGACTGGCTTACCCTGGTGATTGAAACCCTTGAGGGCGACTTTGTTGGCTACACGGGTTTTCATCAGGACTGCCCACTGTCGCGGCGCGCCGAAGTGGGCTATATGCTGAGTCCGGCAATGTCCGGCAAGGGCTTTGCCACCGAGGCTACCCGCGCCGTTATCGATTGGGGCGCTCACCTTTTTAATATTCATAAATTTGTTGCCTGGTGCAGTGAGCAAAACCTCGGCTCACGCGCCGTGCTTGAGCGACTTGGTTTTCAGCTCGAGGGTGTGCTGAAAAGCCACAGCCTTATCGGCGATGAATGGCACAACGACTGCGTTTATGGTCTGCTGGCCGATGATCGCGGTGATGTAAATTAA
- a CDS encoding RNA-binding S4 domain-containing protein yields MSGSASSLTLHAGEDYIELYKVLKVEGMTGDGAEAKRVIAEGMVLVNGEVETRKRKKLVAGDTVAFNGETVEILAP; encoded by the coding sequence TTGAGCGGTTCAGCATCCAGCCTCACCCTGCATGCGGGTGAAGACTATATCGAGCTTTATAAAGTACTTAAGGTAGAAGGCATGACCGGAGACGGCGCCGAAGCCAAGCGTGTCATTGCCGAAGGCATGGTGTTGGTGAACGGTGAAGTGGAAACCCGCAAGCGTAAGAAACTGGTTGCCGGTGACACTGTTGCCTTCAATGGTGAAACCGTCGAGATCCTCGCCCCCTAA
- a CDS encoding ribonuclease E inhibitor RraB, translating into MHFPEDDNGQMLKAMHESGIDLSKPLDVDFFLVFDDRRDAESALEDLVAQEADGEIELNFNEEIEKWELIVCINMLPEYDALVAKELELNTFAGQFDGQSDGWGVMQHQEGDDEFMDDEDHEHHDCGPGCNH; encoded by the coding sequence ATGCATTTCCCAGAAGACGATAACGGCCAGATGCTCAAAGCAATGCACGAATCGGGTATCGATTTGTCCAAGCCGCTGGACGTGGATTTTTTCCTGGTGTTTGACGACAGACGCGATGCCGAATCAGCACTGGAAGACTTGGTTGCCCAGGAGGCCGACGGCGAGATTGAGCTCAACTTCAACGAAGAAATCGAGAAGTGGGAGCTGATTGTCTGCATCAACATGCTGCCTGAATACGACGCGCTGGTCGCCAAAGAGCTTGAACTGAACACCTTTGCCGGTCAGTTCGACGGTCAGAGCGATGGCTGGGGTGTGATGCAGCATCAGGAAGGTGATGACGAGTTCATGGACGACGAAGACCATGAGCATCACGACTGTGGCCCCGGCTGCAACCACTGA